The proteins below are encoded in one region of Streptomyces ficellus:
- a CDS encoding serine hydrolase domain-containing protein, protein MNTRTRALLAAALVLGVAAGPLAAPAGAREPAAASRAHIGPDAAALAGLPDDDATAALVRVGGTGGSWRGSAGVHDLRSGRPADPAGRFRAGSVTKVFTAAVVLQLAGEGKVDLDGYVRDYLPDLIPAAYGKVKVRQLLDHTHGMPGADVPGKDVHDWYAHRFDVRDPRATVASATAKERVAPPGEVQRYGNIGYTVAGLLIERVSGDRYENQVARRILRPLGLRGTYFPGASPRIRGPHNHGYQVFPLADGASELRDVTVWGVTEAWAAGDLVSTTADLERFLLALFRGEVVRGPLLKEMFTVPAGVPGATMSAGLQRYEAEDGRVLWLKTGGRWGYNTMIAATGDLSRTLVYSVNSTDAKGLEGNPVAERITRAAFAR, encoded by the coding sequence CCTGCTCGCCGCCGCGCTCGTCCTCGGCGTCGCGGCGGGCCCCCTCGCCGCCCCGGCGGGCGCCCGGGAGCCCGCCGCCGCGTCCCGGGCGCACATCGGCCCGGACGCCGCCGCGCTGGCCGGGCTCCCGGATGACGACGCGACCGCCGCGCTGGTGCGGGTCGGCGGCACGGGCGGCTCCTGGCGCGGCAGTGCGGGCGTGCACGACCTGCGCAGTGGCCGTCCGGCGGATCCGGCCGGCCGGTTCCGGGCGGGTTCGGTGACGAAGGTGTTCACGGCGGCGGTGGTGCTCCAGCTGGCCGGGGAGGGGAAGGTGGACCTCGACGGGTACGTCCGGGACTACCTGCCGGACCTGATCCCGGCCGCGTACGGCAAGGTGAAGGTGCGTCAGCTGCTGGACCACACGCACGGGATGCCGGGCGCCGACGTGCCGGGCAAGGACGTCCACGACTGGTACGCCCACCGTTTCGACGTCCGTGACCCGCGCGCGACGGTCGCCTCGGCCACCGCGAAGGAGCGGGTCGCCCCGCCCGGTGAGGTGCAGCGGTACGGCAACATCGGTTACACGGTGGCCGGGCTGCTGATCGAGCGGGTGAGCGGCGACCGGTACGAGAACCAGGTGGCCCGCCGGATCCTGCGGCCGCTGGGTCTGCGCGGCACGTACTTCCCGGGCGCCTCGCCCCGGATCCGGGGGCCGCACAACCACGGTTACCAGGTGTTCCCGCTGGCGGACGGCGCGAGTGAGCTGCGTGACGTGACGGTGTGGGGGGTCACGGAGGCCTGGGCGGCCGGGGACCTCGTGTCGACGACGGCGGACCTGGAGCGGTTCCTGCTGGCGCTGTTCCGGGGCGAGGTGGTGCGCGGCCCGCTGCTGAAGGAGATGTTCACCGTGCCGGCCGGTGTGCCGGGCGCGACCATGAGCGCGGGGCTGCAACGGTACGAGGCGGAGGACGGCCGGGTGCTGTGGTTGAAGACCGGCGGGCGGTGGGGCTACAACACCATGATCGCGGCCACCGGAGACCTCTCCCGCACCCTGGTGTACTCGGTGAACTCCACCGACGCGAAGGGCCTGGAGGGGAACCCGGTGGCCGAGCGGATCACACGGGCAGCGTTCGCGCGCTGA
- a CDS encoding serine/threonine-protein kinase, giving the protein MEPISAEDPAWIGPYRLLGLLGEGGMGRVYLARSEGGRTVAVKLILRQLAQDGEFRQRFAQEVSAARRVGGRWTAPVLDADTGAAVPWVATGYIPGPSLSEVVGKDHGPLPETSVRALASGLSQALEAIHSVGLVHRDLKPSNILVTVDGPRVIDFGIARALDAQSASGDVRTRTGAVVGSPGFMSPEQVLGQGITPASDVFCLGAVLAYAATGRTPFGGAESGVHSLLYRIVQEEPDLEGVPPRLAGLVRACLMKDPAGRPSVAELIEATRDSEPAGAWLPGALLAELGQRAARLLDAELPAPAHAPVPQQRPQPQPVGLPYGPTAFQTPPPVPQPHHGYPYAQPTHPTGPYPPAPAPPAARSGNGGKITAIVLSIVVGLPVMLVLLLMLIGWLAGDDKETPEIREIEGAVPDAYLGAWEGSVAAGPDGEFQGRFDIVQGEKREMVATVTYTLPYAVCQSRAPLVSAEDKKIVLGAGSRTNSVPADAAACAEPSPEQTFTVQPDGTLRWESRGVSTTLRPAETSRAPVHPKFLGTWELATRPAADGLRLTIAQNTIGKEVVTATGAGSAKGCRWKGVLAGAHTDRLVLGPLVPATSGCPVRGSMVLTPAGEGRLYTDRTDRPKDVRREELNRVTP; this is encoded by the coding sequence GTGGAACCGATCAGCGCTGAAGACCCCGCCTGGATAGGTCCGTACCGCCTCCTGGGCCTGCTGGGCGAGGGAGGCATGGGCCGCGTCTACCTCGCGCGCAGCGAGGGCGGCCGGACCGTCGCCGTGAAGTTGATCCTCCGTCAGCTGGCGCAGGACGGCGAGTTCCGGCAGCGGTTCGCGCAGGAGGTGTCGGCGGCGCGGCGGGTCGGCGGCCGGTGGACGGCGCCGGTGCTGGACGCGGACACCGGGGCGGCGGTGCCGTGGGTGGCGACCGGTTACATCCCGGGGCCCTCGCTCTCTGAGGTCGTCGGCAAGGACCACGGTCCGCTGCCCGAGACATCGGTGCGCGCGCTGGCGAGCGGGCTGTCCCAGGCTCTGGAGGCGATCCACTCGGTGGGGCTGGTGCACCGCGACCTCAAGCCGTCCAACATCCTGGTGACGGTGGACGGTCCACGGGTGATCGACTTCGGTATCGCAAGGGCGCTGGACGCGCAGAGCGCGTCCGGTGACGTCCGCACCCGCACCGGCGCGGTCGTCGGCTCGCCCGGTTTCATGTCGCCGGAGCAGGTGCTCGGTCAGGGCATCACGCCGGCGTCGGACGTGTTCTGCCTGGGGGCGGTCCTCGCGTACGCGGCGACGGGGCGGACGCCGTTCGGGGGCGCCGAGAGCGGGGTCCACAGCCTGCTGTACCGGATCGTGCAGGAGGAGCCCGACCTGGAGGGCGTGCCGCCGAGGCTGGCGGGCCTCGTGCGGGCGTGCCTGATGAAGGACCCGGCGGGGCGGCCGTCCGTGGCGGAGCTGATCGAGGCGACGCGGGACTCCGAGCCGGCCGGGGCGTGGCTGCCGGGCGCCCTGCTCGCGGAGCTGGGCCAGCGGGCGGCGCGGCTGCTGGACGCCGAGCTGCCCGCCCCGGCGCACGCCCCGGTGCCGCAGCAGCGGCCGCAGCCGCAGCCGGTGGGGCTGCCGTACGGGCCGACGGCGTTCCAGACCCCGCCGCCGGTGCCCCAGCCGCACCACGGGTATCCGTACGCGCAGCCCACCCACCCGACCGGCCCGTACCCTCCCGCCCCGGCACCGCCGGCCGCCCGGTCCGGGAACGGCGGGAAGATCACGGCGATCGTGCTGAGCATCGTGGTGGGGCTGCCCGTGATGCTGGTCCTGCTGCTCATGCTGATCGGCTGGCTCGCGGGGGACGACAAGGAGACGCCCGAGATCAGGGAGATCGAGGGCGCGGTGCCGGACGCCTATCTGGGGGCGTGGGAGGGTTCGGTCGCGGCGGGCCCGGACGGCGAGTTCCAGGGGCGCTTCGACATCGTCCAGGGCGAGAAGCGGGAGATGGTCGCCACCGTCACGTACACCCTGCCGTACGCGGTGTGCCAGAGCCGGGCGCCGCTGGTCTCCGCCGAGGACAAGAAGATCGTCCTGGGGGCGGGCAGCAGGACGAACAGCGTGCCGGCGGACGCGGCGGCCTGCGCCGAGCCGTCGCCGGAGCAGACGTTCACGGTCCAGCCGGACGGGACGCTGCGGTGGGAGTCGCGGGGTGTGTCGACGACGCTGCGGCCCGCCGAGACGAGCAGGGCGCCGGTGCACCCGAAGTTCCTGGGCACCTGGGAGCTGGCGACGCGGCCGGCGGCCGACGGGCTGCGGCTGACCATCGCCCAGAACACGATCGGCAAGGAGGTCGTCACCGCGACCGGCGCGGGCTCCGCCAAGGGGTGCCGGTGGAAGGGCGTCCTCGCGGGCGCCCACACCGACCGGCTGGTCCTCGGCCCGCTCGTCCCGGCCACGTCCGGCTGTCCGGTGCGCGGTTCGATGGTGCTCACCCCGGCGGGCGAGGGGCGGCTGTACACCGACCGGACGGACCGCCCGAAGGACGTCCGCCGGGAGGAGCTCAACCGCGTCACCCCCTGA
- a CDS encoding gamma-aminobutyraldehyde dehydrogenase, whose amino-acid sequence MTTELRRLRNYINGEFRDAADGRTIDVVNPATGEVYATSPLSGQADVDAAMDAAAAAFPAWRDTTPSERQKVLLKIADAFEERAEDLIAAESENTGKPLELTRTEEIPPMVDQIRFFAGAARMLEGKSAGEYMEGLTSIVRREPVGVCAQVAPWNYPMMMAVWKFAPALAAGNTVVLKPSDTTPASTVLIAEIIGQIVPKGVFNVICGDRDTGRAMVEHRIPAMASITGSVRAGMQVAESAAKDVKRVHLELGGKAPVVVFEDTDIDKAVEDISVAGFFNAGQDCTAATRVLVHESIHDEFVSALAKAAAGTKTGQPDDADVLYGPLNNANQLKQVSGFIDRLPAHAKVEAGGHRVGDKGYFYAPTVVSGLKQDDEIIQNEVFGPVITVQSFRDEDQALEYANGVEYALASSVWTKDHARAMRMSKALDFGCVWINTHIPLVAEMPHGGFKKSGYGKDLSAYGFDDYTRVKHVMTSLG is encoded by the coding sequence GTGACCACCGAGCTGCGTCGTCTGCGCAACTACATCAACGGGGAGTTCCGGGACGCCGCCGACGGACGGACCATCGACGTGGTCAACCCGGCCACCGGCGAGGTGTACGCCACTTCTCCGCTCTCCGGCCAGGCCGACGTCGACGCCGCCATGGACGCCGCCGCGGCCGCCTTCCCCGCCTGGCGCGACACCACGCCGTCCGAGCGCCAGAAGGTACTGCTGAAGATCGCCGACGCCTTCGAGGAGCGCGCCGAGGACCTCATCGCCGCCGAGTCGGAGAACACCGGCAAACCGCTGGAGCTCACCCGCACCGAAGAGATCCCCCCGATGGTGGACCAGATCCGCTTCTTCGCGGGCGCCGCGCGCATGCTGGAGGGCAAGTCCGCCGGCGAGTACATGGAGGGCCTGACCTCCATCGTCCGCCGCGAGCCCGTCGGCGTCTGCGCCCAGGTCGCGCCCTGGAACTACCCGATGATGATGGCCGTGTGGAAGTTCGCCCCGGCGCTCGCCGCGGGCAACACCGTCGTCCTCAAGCCGTCGGACACCACCCCGGCCTCCACCGTGCTGATCGCCGAGATCATCGGCCAGATCGTCCCCAAGGGCGTCTTCAACGTCATCTGCGGCGACCGCGACACCGGCCGCGCGATGGTCGAGCACCGGATCCCCGCCATGGCCTCCATCACCGGCTCCGTGCGCGCCGGCATGCAGGTCGCCGAGTCCGCAGCCAAGGACGTCAAGCGCGTCCACCTGGAGCTGGGCGGCAAGGCGCCGGTCGTCGTCTTCGAGGACACCGACATCGACAAGGCCGTCGAGGACATCTCCGTCGCCGGCTTCTTCAACGCCGGCCAGGACTGCACCGCCGCCACCCGCGTCCTCGTCCACGAGTCCATCCACGACGAGTTCGTCTCGGCCCTGGCCAAGGCCGCCGCCGGCACGAAGACCGGTCAGCCGGACGACGCCGACGTGCTGTACGGCCCGCTGAACAACGCCAACCAGCTCAAGCAGGTCAGCGGCTTCATCGACCGCCTCCCCGCCCACGCCAAGGTCGAGGCGGGCGGCCACCGCGTCGGCGACAAGGGCTACTTCTACGCCCCGACCGTCGTCTCCGGCCTCAAGCAGGACGACGAGATCATCCAGAACGAGGTCTTCGGCCCCGTCATCACCGTCCAGTCCTTCCGCGACGAGGACCAGGCCCTGGAGTACGCCAACGGCGTCGAGTACGCCCTGGCCTCCTCCGTCTGGACCAAGGACCACGCCCGCGCCATGCGCATGTCCAAGGCGCTGGACTTCGGCTGCGTCTGGATCAACACCCACATCCCGCTGGTCGCGGAGATGCCGCACGGCGGCTTCAAGAAGTCCGGCTACGGCAAGGACCTCTCGGCGTACGGCTTCGACGACTACACGCGCGTCAAGCACGTGATGACCTCGCTGGGCTGA
- a CDS encoding Lrp/AsnC family transcriptional regulator, whose amino-acid sequence MHSEGVASRSADPRAGNGSSPTIDAVSLAIIEQLQEDGRRPYAAIGKAVGLSEAAVRQRVQKLLDQGVMQIVAVTDPLTVGFRRQAMVGINVEGDVEQVADSVTAMAECEYVVMTAGSFDLMVEIVCEDDDHLLDVINKRIRTLPGVRSTESFVYLKLKKQTYMWGTR is encoded by the coding sequence GTGCACAGTGAAGGTGTGGCCAGTCGAAGCGCAGACCCCAGGGCCGGGAACGGATCGTCTCCGACGATCGACGCCGTCTCCCTGGCGATCATCGAACAGCTCCAGGAGGACGGGCGCCGCCCGTACGCCGCGATAGGCAAGGCCGTCGGCCTTTCCGAAGCGGCCGTACGGCAGCGCGTCCAGAAACTCCTCGACCAGGGCGTCATGCAGATCGTCGCCGTGACCGACCCCCTCACCGTCGGCTTCCGCCGTCAGGCGATGGTCGGCATCAACGTCGAGGGTGACGTGGAGCAGGTCGCGGACTCGGTGACGGCCATGGCCGAATGCGAGTACGTGGTGATGACCGCGGGTTCCTTCGACCTGATGGTGGAGATCGTCTGCGAGGACGACGACCACCTCCTGGATGTGATCAACAAGCGCATCCGCACACTCCCCGGCGTGCGCTCCACCGAGAGCTTCGTCTACCTCAAGCTCAAGAAGCAGACCTATATGTGGGGAACCCGATAG
- a CDS encoding aspartate aminotransferase family protein has product MGNPIAVSKDLSKTAYDHLWMHFTRMSSYENSPVPTIVRGEGTYIFDDKGKRYLDGLAGLFVVQAGHGRTELAETAYKQAQELAFFPVWSYAHPKAVELAERIAHHAPGDLSKVFFTTGGGEAVETAWKLAKQYFKLVGKPTKHKVISRAVAYHGTPQGALSITGLPGLKAPFEPLVPGAHKVPNTNIYRAPLFGDDPEAFGRWAADQIEQQILFEGPETVAAVFLEPVQNAGGCFPPPPGYFQRVREICDQYDVLLVSDEVICAFGRLGTMFACDKFGYVPDMITCAKGMTSGYSPIGACIISDRLAEPFYKGDNTFLHGYTFGGHPVSAAVGLANLDIFERENLNQHVLDNEGAFRSTLEKLHDLPIVGDVRGNGYFYGIELVKDKVTKESFNDEETERVLYGYLSKALFDNGLYCRADDRGDPVVQLAPPLVSDQSTFDEIEQILRATLTEAWTKL; this is encoded by the coding sequence GTGGGGAACCCGATAGCCGTGAGCAAGGACCTCTCCAAGACCGCCTACGACCACCTGTGGATGCACTTCACCCGCATGTCGTCGTACGAGAACAGCCCCGTCCCGACCATCGTCCGCGGCGAGGGCACCTACATCTTCGACGACAAGGGCAAGCGCTACCTCGACGGCCTCGCCGGCCTGTTCGTGGTCCAGGCCGGCCACGGCCGGACCGAGCTCGCCGAGACCGCCTACAAGCAGGCCCAGGAGCTCGCCTTCTTCCCGGTGTGGTCCTACGCCCATCCCAAGGCCGTCGAGCTGGCCGAGCGCATCGCGCACCACGCCCCCGGTGACCTGAGCAAGGTCTTCTTCACCACCGGTGGCGGCGAGGCCGTCGAGACCGCCTGGAAGCTGGCGAAGCAGTACTTCAAGCTGGTGGGCAAGCCCACCAAGCACAAGGTCATCTCCCGCGCGGTCGCCTACCACGGCACCCCGCAGGGCGCGCTGTCCATCACCGGCCTGCCGGGCCTCAAGGCCCCCTTCGAGCCGCTGGTCCCCGGCGCGCACAAGGTGCCGAACACCAACATCTACCGCGCCCCGCTCTTCGGCGACGACCCGGAGGCCTTCGGCCGCTGGGCCGCCGACCAGATCGAGCAGCAGATCCTCTTCGAGGGCCCGGAGACCGTCGCCGCGGTGTTCCTGGAGCCGGTGCAGAACGCCGGCGGCTGCTTCCCGCCGCCGCCCGGATACTTCCAGCGCGTGCGCGAGATCTGCGACCAGTACGACGTGCTGCTCGTCTCCGACGAGGTCATCTGCGCCTTCGGCCGCCTCGGCACCATGTTCGCGTGCGACAAGTTCGGCTACGTGCCGGACATGATCACCTGCGCCAAGGGCATGACCTCGGGCTACTCCCCGATCGGCGCGTGCATCATCTCCGACCGCCTCGCGGAGCCGTTCTACAAGGGTGACAACACCTTCCTGCACGGCTACACCTTCGGCGGCCACCCGGTGTCCGCCGCGGTGGGCCTCGCCAACCTCGACATCTTCGAGCGCGAGAACCTCAACCAGCACGTCCTGGACAACGAGGGCGCCTTCCGCTCCACGCTGGAGAAGCTGCACGACCTGCCGATCGTCGGCGACGTCCGCGGCAACGGCTACTTCTACGGCATCGAGCTCGTCAAGGACAAGGTCACCAAGGAGTCGTTCAACGACGAGGAGACCGAGCGCGTCCTGTACGGGTACCTCTCCAAGGCGCTGTTCGACAACGGCCTGTACTGCCGCGCCGACGACCGCGGCGACCCGGTCGTCCAGCTGGCGCCGCCGCTGGTGTCCGACCAGTCCACGTTCGACGAGATCGAGCAGATCCTCCGGGCCACCCTCACCGAGGCCTGGACGAAGCTGTAA
- a CDS encoding ABC transporter ATP-binding protein — protein sequence MVAPPDNDVLWARALHHSHNGSPALQGVSLGVREGEILAVTGPRGSGKTTLLRCLSGRLVAREGEVWFNSAPVHTMTALQRERLRRERFGWIGPEPDLVPELTAWENTALPLMLRGTSRRAAKAAALDWLERLDAGECARKRPHDLLQAQRQRVALARALVTMPSLLFADEPTAPLHRADGAQVLRTLTAAARSHRITVLLATHDPEVAALADRTAHLLDGRRVNSVQLNGAEGRDACSLSV from the coding sequence ATGGTGGCCCCGCCGGACAACGACGTGCTCTGGGCACGCGCCCTGCACCACTCCCACAACGGCTCCCCCGCGCTTCAAGGTGTCTCCCTCGGCGTGCGCGAGGGCGAGATCCTCGCCGTCACCGGCCCGCGCGGAAGCGGAAAAACGACACTTCTGCGCTGCCTGTCCGGCCGGCTCGTCGCCCGCGAGGGCGAAGTCTGGTTCAACAGCGCCCCCGTCCACACCATGACCGCCCTCCAGCGGGAACGGCTCCGCCGCGAACGGTTCGGCTGGATCGGCCCCGAGCCCGACCTCGTGCCCGAGCTGACCGCCTGGGAGAACACCGCCCTGCCGCTGATGCTGCGCGGCACCTCCCGCCGCGCCGCCAAGGCCGCCGCCCTCGACTGGCTGGAGCGGCTCGACGCCGGCGAGTGCGCGCGCAAGCGGCCCCACGACCTCCTCCAGGCCCAGCGCCAGCGCGTCGCCCTCGCCCGCGCCCTGGTCACCATGCCGTCGCTGCTGTTCGCCGACGAGCCCACCGCGCCCCTCCACCGCGCCGACGGCGCCCAGGTGCTGCGCACCCTCACCGCCGCCGCCCGCTCGCACCGCATCACCGTCCTGCTCGCCACGCACGACCCCGAGGTCGCGGCACTCGCCGACCGCACCGCGCACCTGCTCGACGGGCGGCGCGTCAACTCCGTGCAGCTCAACGGGGCGGAGGGCCGCGACGCGTGCTCGCTCTCCGTCTAG
- a CDS encoding LOG family protein, with product MAHTPRHGHDREIETLQEFDEVAARGSLVGYRLQSVDLTGRTEALLALPMTAAVFLGCRMEPEAAAKVRAEGALVFPPVPDLPFDPYRGLLYSPGELFAGLAEQGYERTPDALTYAWFQRTMSDGDIFGSMLRAVHDDAVSDALDEHLAGAPVVGVMGGHAMARGSDAYAGAARLGRSLARAGLTVATGGGPGAMEAANLGAYAAPHRDGMLEEALLLLGKEPSFVPSVGDWARVAFEVRSRWPEGGDSVGIPTWFYGHEPPNAFASHIAKYFANATREDGLLARCTAGVVFLPGAAGTVQEVFDNATPNYYESRGEPTPMVLVDRAHWTERLPAWPLLQALAAGRSMEPRIALVDSVDEAPEALRRLGER from the coding sequence ATGGCGCACACACCCCGGCACGGCCACGACCGCGAGATAGAGACCCTCCAGGAGTTCGACGAGGTGGCCGCCCGCGGCAGCCTCGTCGGGTACCGGCTCCAGTCCGTCGACCTGACGGGCCGTACGGAGGCGCTGCTCGCCCTGCCGATGACGGCCGCCGTCTTCCTCGGCTGCCGCATGGAGCCGGAGGCCGCCGCGAAGGTGCGGGCCGAGGGGGCGCTCGTGTTCCCGCCCGTACCGGACCTGCCGTTCGACCCGTACCGGGGACTGCTCTACTCCCCCGGCGAACTGTTCGCCGGCCTCGCCGAGCAGGGGTACGAGCGGACACCGGACGCGCTCACCTACGCCTGGTTCCAGCGCACGATGTCGGACGGCGACATCTTCGGGTCGATGCTCCGCGCCGTCCACGACGACGCCGTCTCCGACGCGCTGGACGAACACCTCGCCGGGGCGCCGGTCGTCGGCGTGATGGGCGGTCACGCCATGGCACGCGGCTCGGACGCGTACGCCGGAGCCGCCCGCCTCGGCCGGAGCCTCGCCCGCGCCGGGCTGACCGTCGCGACGGGCGGCGGGCCGGGCGCCATGGAGGCGGCCAACCTCGGCGCGTACGCCGCGCCCCACCGCGACGGCATGCTGGAGGAGGCGCTGCTGCTGCTCGGCAAGGAACCGTCGTTCGTCCCCTCCGTCGGCGACTGGGCGCGGGTGGCCTTCGAGGTGCGGTCCCGCTGGCCGGAGGGCGGCGACTCGGTCGGCATCCCCACCTGGTTCTACGGCCACGAGCCGCCGAACGCCTTCGCGTCCCACATCGCCAAGTACTTCGCGAACGCCACCCGGGAGGACGGGCTGCTGGCCCGCTGCACCGCGGGCGTGGTCTTCCTCCCCGGCGCCGCCGGCACCGTCCAGGAGGTCTTCGACAACGCGACCCCCAACTACTACGAGTCGCGCGGCGAGCCGACACCCATGGTGCTGGTCGACCGCGCCCACTGGACCGAGCGCCTGCCCGCCTGGCCGCTGCTCCAGGCGCTCGCCGCGGGACGGTCCATGGAACCGCGAATCGCCCTCGTCGACAGCGTGGACGAAGCCCCGGAGGCGCTGCGCAGGCTCGGCGAGCGCTGA
- a CDS encoding YoaK family protein, translated as MEPKQADRFVQHAVLLTVTTGMIEAVSLLALGPVFTAMQTGDVLFLAFGAVGEGGLSLSAPVASLSAFAVGTAVGARMETRLQSHRHRWFRLALAVEAGLICVAALTAWDLPRSGGVPTARHVAATAVLALAMGIRGVTAMRVAVPDVPTTLVTRTMTAMIGGSVVGHDAALGYGKRAGLRRVASILAMFAGGVIGALLLRAGRSATVVLFAAAAMVVAVAVLHLTRTR; from the coding sequence GTGGAACCGAAGCAGGCGGACCGATTCGTCCAGCACGCCGTGCTGCTGACGGTGACGACCGGGATGATCGAGGCGGTCAGTCTGCTCGCCCTCGGTCCGGTCTTCACGGCCATGCAGACGGGTGACGTGCTGTTCCTCGCGTTCGGGGCGGTCGGCGAGGGCGGGCTGTCCCTGTCGGCCCCGGTCGCCTCGCTGAGCGCGTTCGCGGTGGGCACGGCGGTGGGCGCCCGGATGGAGACGCGGCTCCAGTCGCACCGGCACCGCTGGTTCCGGCTCGCCCTGGCCGTGGAGGCGGGCCTGATCTGCGTCGCCGCCCTCACCGCGTGGGACCTGCCGCGCTCGGGCGGGGTGCCGACCGCACGGCACGTGGCGGCGACGGCCGTCCTGGCGCTCGCCATGGGCATCCGGGGCGTCACCGCGATGCGGGTGGCCGTCCCGGACGTGCCGACCACCCTGGTCACGCGGACGATGACCGCGATGATCGGCGGTTCGGTGGTCGGCCACGACGCCGCACTCGGCTACGGCAAGCGGGCCGGGCTGCGCCGGGTCGCGTCGATCCTGGCGATGTTCGCGGGCGGTGTGATCGGTGCGCTCCTGCTGCGGGCCGGCCGGTCGGCGACCGTGGTGCTCTTCGCCGCGGCGGCGATGGTCGTGGCGGTGGCGGTCCTCCACCTCACCCGCACGCGATAA
- a CDS encoding serine hydrolase domain-containing protein — protein MHAAPARPVRTRLRLGAALVAAGACAVGLLSGPSRATEPADQDRALRTALQELVNRPDGPPGAIAVLQRGRDVRVYRAGVADVESGRPPRAGDHMRLASVSKAYSGAVALQLVERGKLRLDDTIGERLPRLPAAWHKVTLRQLLHHTSGLPDYTESPEFQELLTSDPRRELDPRSLLDFVADEPLMFRPGSRYRYDNSDNIAVALMAEAATGVPYEELLRRLVYRPLGLRHTCLPRDYRLPEPYLHGYAVEPGQPPEDVSTVLSPSGVWASGGIVATPADLNAFMRAYAGDRLLSPTVRKQQTAWIDGASEPAGPGRNQAGLALFRYTTRCGTVHGHTGNFPGYTQFAAATPDGTRSITVSLNTQTNKTLSPQLLKRLRGVEEDFVCALLRR, from the coding sequence ATGCACGCAGCGCCCGCCCGACCCGTCCGCACGCGGCTGAGACTCGGCGCCGCCCTGGTCGCCGCCGGAGCGTGCGCCGTCGGGCTGCTCTCCGGCCCGTCCCGCGCGACGGAACCCGCCGACCAGGACCGCGCGTTGCGTACGGCCCTCCAGGAACTGGTGAACCGCCCGGACGGGCCGCCCGGAGCGATCGCCGTCCTGCAGCGGGGCCGGGACGTACGGGTCTACCGGGCCGGTGTGGCGGACGTCGAGTCCGGACGGCCGCCCAGGGCCGGCGACCACATGCGTCTGGCCAGCGTCTCCAAGGCGTACAGCGGCGCCGTGGCGCTCCAGCTCGTGGAGCGGGGGAAGCTGCGGCTCGACGACACGATCGGCGAGCGGCTGCCGAGACTGCCCGCCGCCTGGCACAAGGTGACGCTCCGTCAGCTGCTCCACCACACCAGCGGGCTGCCGGACTACACCGAGAGCCCCGAGTTCCAGGAACTGCTGACGTCCGACCCCCGCCGCGAGCTCGACCCCCGGTCGCTGCTGGACTTCGTCGCCGACGAGCCCCTCATGTTCCGGCCCGGCTCGCGCTACCGGTACGACAACTCCGACAACATCGCCGTCGCCCTGATGGCGGAGGCCGCGACGGGCGTCCCGTACGAGGAGCTGCTGCGCCGGCTGGTGTACCGGCCGCTCGGGCTGCGCCACACCTGCCTCCCGCGCGACTACCGCCTCCCCGAGCCCTACCTGCACGGGTACGCCGTCGAGCCGGGACAGCCGCCGGAGGACGTCAGCACCGTCCTGAGCCCGTCCGGCGTCTGGGCCTCCGGCGGGATCGTCGCCACCCCTGCCGACCTCAACGCCTTCATGCGCGCGTACGCGGGCGACCGGTTGCTGTCGCCCACGGTCCGCAAGCAGCAGACGGCGTGGATCGACGGCGCCTCCGAGCCCGCCGGGCCCGGCCGCAACCAGGCCGGACTCGCGCTGTTCCGGTACACCACCCGCTGCGGCACCGTCCACGGCCACACGGGCAACTTCCCCGGCTACACCCAGTTCGCCGCGGCCACCCCCGACGGCACCCGGTCGATCACGGTCTCCCTCAACACCCAGACCAACAAGACCCTGAGCCCGCAGCTCCTGAAGCGCCTGCGGGGCGTTGAGGAGGACTTCGTCTGCGCGCTGCTCCGCCGCTGA